The following nucleotide sequence is from Phycisphaera sp..
GGGTGCAGGGTAGGGCCTCAGACGCACTTCGGACAGCAGCTATCGCGCGGCGGCCGCCCGCCGCAACCGCTCGCGGACGGCGTCCCACACCGGGCCCTCGCCCCGGGGCTCGCACACCGCGATGACCGAAGCTCCCGCGCCATCCGCCCCGCGCAAGGCCGCGTACAACTCCCGGGCGTACGCCAAGGCCCCGGCGGGCATCGACACACCAGCACCCGACGAATCGCCCGGCGGCGGCAGCACCACGGCGTGCCCATCTGCCATCGCCGCATCGATCTCATCTCTCGTGCGCACCAGCACCACCCTCGCCCGCGGCTGGTAGTGCGGCCCGATCATCCCCGGGCTGGCAACCGCCCCACCCGCTTCTTCGGTGCCAAGGACCGGAACCGACGCGACCCGCTCCAACGCCCCCGCGCCGATCACGCCCGGCCTGAGCACCCTCAACCCATCATCACCCACCGACACCACGGTCGATTCCAGCCCCACCTCGCACGCCCCGCCGTCGAGCACGAACACCTCGGCGTCGCTCCACACACCACGCACGTGCTCCACCCTCGTCGGCGACACATACCCCGATCGGTTCGCGCTCGGCGCTACCAGCGGCTCCCCAACCGAATCGATGAGCGCCAGCGCCACCGGATGCCGTGGTACCCGCACCGCCACGGTGCCGCCGCCCGCCGTCACGACATCGGGCACCCACTCCGCCCTGGGCAACACCAGCGTCAAAGGCCCGGGCCAGAACGCCCGCGCGAGCGCATCGGCCTCTGCCGGCCACAGCGCACAACACCCGCGCGCCATCTCCAGCGTGCCGGCATGCACGATCAACGGATTGGTCCCCGGCCGGCCCTTCGCAGCAAACACACGCCCGACCGCATCAGCATCCCGCGCGACCGCCGCCAGCCCGTACACCGTCTCGGTGGGCATCACCACCAGCCCGCCCGCGCGCAAGTGCGCCGCCGCGTGGGCGATCGCGTCCATCGCTACTTGCTCGCGTCGGGATCGTACGTGTACGGCCCGAGCCGGCCATCGCCGTAGAGTTCCTCACTCTGCCCCGCGTCGGGCACGATGAACCGGACGCCGTTGCGCTCCAGCGCCGTGCCCATCGCCGCGTGCAGGTTGGCGATGCCGATCATGTAGTCGACCAGCGCGCCGATCTCCGCCTGCTCGGCCGCCGCCAGCCGCTCCTGGGCCTGGAACTCGAGGTTCAGGCGCTCGGGCGTGTTGACCGCGATGGTCTCACGCTGGATGTCGAGCACGCGCACGCGGTTGGCCGCCGCCAAGCGGTTGCTCTGGGCCTGCCCGATGCGCTCGAAGGCCTCCTTGGCCCGACGCAGGCTCGTGCGCACCTCGGCGATCACGCCCTGCACCGTGTTCTGGTACGCGATGGTCGCCTGGTACTGCTGGATGCGCCGCTCGTTGCGCGTCGCTTCCGCCGCCCGGTTGCCGATCGGCAGCTCGAAGTTCAACCCCAGCAGCCAGCTCTGGCGGCTGAAGCCGTACGCGTTCGTGATCGAATCGCCGAACGTGTCGTCCAGGTCACTGATCGCAAACTGCGCCCGAAGGTCGAGCTGGGGCAACAGCCCGTTCTCGGCCACACGCCGGCGGATAGACGTGTTATCCAGGCTCAAGAGCGCTTGATAGATCTCGGGCCGCCGCCGGAGCGCCGACTGGTACGCATCGAACAATCCGTACTCGATAGCCTGGTCCACCGGCCCATCGGCAGGCAGCAGCAGCAACTCGCCGGCCACCGGATACCTCGGATCGCTCATCGCTGTCTTCAGCCGATCGTTGGCCTCGCGCACGGCCGTCTGGCTCTGGATCACCGTCTGGCGGCGCTCTTGCACGCGCGCGTCGGCGTCGGCGACCTCGGCCGGATCGGCATCAACATCGGCGCGGATGCGGATCTCCCGCTGCGTCTCGTTGCCGCGATCGAGCAGCCGTTGCACGATCCGCAGGTTGTGCCTCGCCCGGAAGAGCTCCCAGTACGCCGTCTCGGTCTCGAGCACCGTGTTGATGGCCTGGGCCTTCAGGTTGGCCAGCGAGTCACGCTCAGTGTTGCGCGCCAGCAGCAGCCCCTCGCGCGCCACGTCGGTGCCAAAACCGCGCAGCAAGGGCTGGTCGGCCCGGACCGTCAGCGTGCTCTGCCACGCGGGGTCGGGCGTGAAGGTCAGGTTCGGATTGTCGGTCAGCACGTCGGTGTACTGGAAGTCCTGCTGGATGGTCAGCGTGCCGCCGGTGGCCATCTGTCGCCGCAGGCCCAGCGAGCTCTGCCAGATGTTCCGCTCGTCGCGCGACGGCACGAACGCGCTGGACGAGATCTGCTCGCTCTCGCTGCTGTTGTACTGCGTGGTCGCGAAGAACACCCAATCGAACGCCGCCTCGGCCCGCACCACGCCGGCCTCGGCCACAACGGGGTCGAGCCGCGAGAACTGCAACGCGAAGTTGTGCTCGACCGCAGAGCGGATGGCGCTCTGCAACTCGATCGGAGCCGTGGCCTGCGGCCGGCCCAGCAAATCGGGCCCGAACTCGTCGGGCACGCCCTCATAACTCTCGTAGCCCGCGATCGACCGCACGTCGTCCATGAACCGTCGGTCGATGTCGATCTCGACCGGCGTGCGCTCGAACGTTCGCACGCCCTCGCCGCTGTCGCGCGCCTCGCGCAGCTCGATCATCAGTTGGTCCACGAGCGCCCGCTGCGTCGCGGAACTCCCCCGATCCAAGGGCGAGGCGCACCCCGAGGCCACCAGCAACGCGGCGGCCCCACCCAGCAAGAAACCGGCCCGCCGGGGACCACCGAGGCAACGCGAGCAGGGACGGCTGGCACGATCGATCATCTTGATTCCGCTTTCTCGTTTCAAGTCCGGCTCGCGCGCCGGGAGGGCTGGCAGGGGAGGCTGGCGGGAGGGGTTCGACCGGCGGCACGCCGGCGAGCCTCGAAGGCGCTAAGCCCCTCGCCCGTGGGGAGCCGATGCTAGGAGGCTGGGACCGCCGCCCCAAGCGGTCTATCTTTCTATTGTCAGACCCAGGGATCCGGCGCATCGACGCGTCCGGGCCCGCAAGCACGACGATTTGCCCCCGGGGCCCCGTTCAACGGAGGGAACGATGCTCACCGCACGCCAAAACCCGCTCACAACCATCACCCTGGCCGCCCTGGCCCTGCTGGCCACCATGCTCGCCCCGGGCGCCCAAGCCCAGACCCGCGACGTCGAGCCCTACTTCATCACCATCACGGCCGAGCAGAGCTTCCTCCGCTCGGGCAACCTGCGGAGCTATTACCCCATCGCCACCCTCCGGCCCGGTGCCGTGCTCCGGGTGACCGGCGAGAGCGAGCGCTGGCTCCGG
It contains:
- a CDS encoding L-threonylcarbamoyladenylate synthase, which produces MDAIAHAAAHLRAGGLVVMPTETVYGLAAVARDADAVGRVFAAKGRPGTNPLIVHAGTLEMARGCCALWPAEADALARAFWPGPLTLVLPRAEWVPDVVTAGGGTVAVRVPRHPVALALIDSVGEPLVAPSANRSGYVSPTRVEHVRGVWSDAEVFVLDGGACEVGLESTVVSVGDDGLRVLRPGVIGAGALERVASVPVLGTEEAGGAVASPGMIGPHYQPRARVVLVRTRDEIDAAMADGHAVVLPPPGDSSGAGVSMPAGALAYARELYAALRGADGAGASVIAVCEPRGEGPVWDAVRERLRRAAAAR
- a CDS encoding TolC family protein, translated to MIDRASRPCSRCLGGPRRAGFLLGGAAALLVASGCASPLDRGSSATQRALVDQLMIELREARDSGEGVRTFERTPVEIDIDRRFMDDVRSIAGYESYEGVPDEFGPDLLGRPQATAPIELQSAIRSAVEHNFALQFSRLDPVVAEAGVVRAEAAFDWVFFATTQYNSSESEQISSSAFVPSRDERNIWQSSLGLRRQMATGGTLTIQQDFQYTDVLTDNPNLTFTPDPAWQSTLTVRADQPLLRGFGTDVAREGLLLARNTERDSLANLKAQAINTVLETETAYWELFRARHNLRIVQRLLDRGNETQREIRIRADVDADPAEVADADARVQERRQTVIQSQTAVREANDRLKTAMSDPRYPVAGELLLLPADGPVDQAIEYGLFDAYQSALRRRPEIYQALLSLDNTSIRRRVAENGLLPQLDLRAQFAISDLDDTFGDSITNAYGFSRQSWLLGLNFELPIGNRAAEATRNERRIQQYQATIAYQNTVQGVIAEVRTSLRRAKEAFERIGQAQSNRLAAANRVRVLDIQRETIAVNTPERLNLEFQAQERLAAAEQAEIGALVDYMIGIANLHAAMGTALERNGVRFIVPDAGQSEELYGDGRLGPYTYDPDASK